One Mangrovimonas cancribranchiae DNA segment encodes these proteins:
- the cas9 gene encoding type II CRISPR RNA-guided endonuclease Cas9 (Cas9, originally named Csn1, is the large, multifunctional signature protein of type II CRISPR/Cas systems. It is well known even to general audiences because its RNA-guided endonuclease activity has made it a popular tool for custom editing of eukaryotic genomes.): MAKLGLDLGSSSLGWAIRNGDEITKKGVITFSSGMVKGQGGYSSPTRDRREARSKRNLIRARKYRKWKLLEILCEGSEYVPLNILQLETWSKYKKGQVRKFPEDEKFLSWLACDFSYQGGKKYKNPYELRVNALEEPLTKHEFGRVLYHLVQRRGYKDIGESDKETETQIKRRGESGFQKALDNNRTIAEALKNEFLDKGIRARNEYPYREEYQNELELICKAQGYNVSRDGKYGYHDQFVLSLWKAIIWQRPLRSQKGTIGRCTLEPSKLRCSVSHPIFEISRAWQFINTIKYYDKNDEKQSLSQDLRELLFNDVFIKKDNFKFEDIRRYLDKKLKQKAKYNYPLSKKTGKYETSVSGMPFCNGIIKILGELVYDSLMNIENYHMGNAPKIIKGYSILDIWHAIFDFDEEYLESFAIEKLNIENVTVKRNKKEVSLSPLVILKNKLTVGYSDLSLKALKKIIPFLKQGYLYNDAVMLAKLPELMENEWEHQKETILKLAKSSREFYNWHKMIVGITNNLIDAYKGEVEDWRETGKPVRAWKDFEYLLTEDDKRDIINACVGYFGKTSWDKREDKETIISEVGKEYQEFFFDSKRAYREVSTLTSLFSEALSKQGINLNGELYHHSNRKNIYGTKVTDKNTGKDILPIPLIDSIKNPMFNKSMSILRRLVNELILKGEIDEDTEIVVEVARELNDNNKRAAIERYQNERRKKREKIRNFLEEFKVKENKSFNVEERIRDFELWCEQSFEETFDESGKKIINKKNSEILSEKKAIRRYELWMEQKGQCMYTGKMISISQLFSNEIDVEHTIPRSLLPDNTMANLTVCYAKYNRDDKGKLMPFFCKNYEEDLAGIGTAIKPRLREWEKTRDNYKSLFESRLKSTGNEDEAKKNKRIQEKHYFRMHYEYWKDKVERFTTDEVKDSWARRQLVDTQMVSKYAREFLKTYFKKVAVQKGEVTAQFRKIYGFQETDKIKSRNKHSHHAIDAAVLTLIPVNSSRRDALLDKMYKMEEREGKQFTTKPFDSFNSQELINVIENQTLIVNYEKDKILQQTVKKVRKRGKLQYVKDKYGNFVTDEKGERLIKKSQGDTVRSTLYKQTFIGKIRDVERYPDGQPIRKNGDWKYKTGEDEFMFTERKPLKDVLSKVDDIIDPVIREIIRTQKSQATDPQGNKIRHVRVKSKAGQVVKQRVNYRSEHEHKNYYYSAAGSIPYAVMLQKNTNDKIERKMIPVASFEVAKVFKLYKKFTPELYMEMFHPNLNNYPDIKLLKVGQKVLVLNSDREYEQRKNLEFQKNRLYRITQFKYDGSKIMLQYHLEAQSKSDIDVQIKSIKDEIVKKSEIEQGIPLITEDNGIENSVDRKKDYQKRVDDFSSRLKRIEQKTGKAFVKELKTKIGQYKTESSSIVIEGQTPILGLSKKNWNFLYENYDFEVSILGDLIWLSK; the protein is encoded by the coding sequence ATGGCAAAATTGGGTTTAGATTTAGGAAGCTCTTCATTAGGTTGGGCAATTAGAAATGGAGATGAAATTACTAAAAAAGGAGTGATTACATTTTCTTCGGGAATGGTTAAGGGGCAAGGTGGATATAGCTCGCCTACAAGAGACAGAAGAGAAGCACGCTCTAAACGAAATCTTATTAGAGCTAGAAAATACAGAAAATGGAAGTTGCTTGAAATTCTATGTGAAGGTAGTGAATATGTACCTTTAAATATTCTACAGTTAGAAACTTGGAGCAAGTACAAGAAAGGGCAAGTAAGAAAGTTTCCTGAAGATGAAAAATTTTTAAGCTGGTTGGCCTGTGATTTTTCTTATCAAGGAGGGAAAAAGTATAAAAATCCTTACGAATTGAGAGTGAATGCGTTAGAAGAGCCATTGACCAAGCATGAATTTGGAAGAGTTTTGTACCATCTTGTTCAAAGAAGAGGGTATAAGGATATTGGGGAATCCGATAAAGAGACCGAAACTCAAATTAAAAGAAGAGGTGAAAGTGGGTTTCAAAAAGCACTTGATAATAACCGAACCATTGCCGAAGCCTTAAAAAACGAATTTTTAGACAAGGGTATAAGAGCACGAAATGAATACCCTTACAGAGAGGAATACCAAAACGAACTTGAATTAATTTGTAAGGCACAAGGGTATAACGTTTCCAGAGATGGCAAATATGGCTATCACGACCAATTTGTACTGAGCCTGTGGAAAGCCATTATTTGGCAACGTCCTTTACGTTCGCAGAAAGGCACCATTGGAAGATGTACATTAGAACCCTCAAAATTAAGATGCTCTGTCTCTCATCCAATTTTTGAGATATCAAGAGCTTGGCAATTCATAAATACCATAAAGTATTATGATAAAAATGATGAAAAACAAAGTTTGTCCCAAGATTTAAGAGAGTTGCTTTTTAATGATGTTTTTATAAAAAAGGACAATTTTAAGTTTGAAGATATAAGAAGATATTTAGACAAAAAACTTAAGCAAAAAGCAAAATACAACTATCCTTTGAGTAAAAAAACTGGAAAGTACGAAACAAGTGTTTCAGGTATGCCTTTTTGCAACGGGATAATCAAAATATTAGGAGAGTTAGTTTATGATTCTCTAATGAATATTGAAAATTACCATATGGGCAATGCACCAAAAATTATAAAAGGTTATTCCATTTTGGATATTTGGCATGCCATTTTTGATTTTGACGAAGAATACCTAGAAAGTTTTGCAATTGAGAAACTTAACATTGAAAATGTTACCGTAAAGCGCAATAAGAAAGAAGTGTCTTTATCACCATTAGTTATTCTAAAAAACAAGCTAACTGTTGGTTATAGCGACCTAAGCTTAAAGGCGCTAAAGAAAATCATTCCGTTTTTAAAGCAAGGTTATTTGTATAATGACGCGGTTATGTTGGCTAAGCTTCCGGAATTAATGGAGAATGAATGGGAACATCAAAAAGAAACCATCCTAAAACTGGCTAAAAGCAGTCGTGAGTTTTATAACTGGCATAAAATGATTGTTGGAATTACCAATAATTTAATTGATGCTTATAAAGGAGAGGTGGAAGACTGGAGGGAAACTGGAAAACCAGTAAGAGCATGGAAAGATTTTGAGTACCTACTCACCGAGGATGATAAAAGGGACATAATTAATGCTTGTGTGGGTTATTTTGGTAAAACTTCTTGGGATAAAAGAGAAGATAAAGAAACCATTATCAGTGAAGTAGGGAAGGAATACCAAGAATTTTTCTTCGATTCTAAAAGGGCATATCGAGAAGTGTCTACATTGACTAGTTTGTTCAGTGAAGCACTATCAAAACAGGGCATAAACTTAAACGGAGAATTATACCACCATTCCAACAGAAAAAATATATATGGCACTAAGGTAACTGACAAAAATACTGGTAAAGATATACTGCCTATACCGTTGATTGACAGTATAAAAAACCCAATGTTTAATAAATCTATGAGCATTTTAAGACGTTTGGTTAATGAGCTTATTCTAAAAGGGGAAATAGATGAAGATACTGAAATAGTGGTTGAAGTGGCAAGAGAACTGAATGACAATAATAAGAGAGCAGCTATTGAACGTTATCAAAATGAACGACGAAAAAAACGGGAAAAAATAAGGAATTTCTTAGAAGAGTTTAAGGTTAAGGAAAACAAATCATTTAATGTTGAAGAGCGTATTCGTGATTTTGAATTGTGGTGTGAACAATCCTTTGAAGAGACTTTTGATGAATCAGGAAAGAAAATTATCAACAAGAAAAACAGCGAAATTTTAAGCGAAAAAAAAGCTATTAGACGATATGAATTATGGATGGAGCAAAAAGGGCAATGTATGTACACAGGAAAAATGATTTCCATTTCGCAATTGTTTTCAAATGAGATTGATGTGGAACACACTATTCCAAGAAGCCTGTTGCCAGACAATACCATGGCTAACCTTACGGTTTGCTATGCTAAATACAATAGAGACGATAAAGGAAAATTAATGCCTTTCTTTTGCAAAAATTATGAAGAAGATCTAGCGGGTATTGGTACAGCCATAAAACCACGCTTAAGGGAATGGGAAAAAACTAGGGATAATTATAAGTCCTTATTCGAAAGCAGGCTAAAGTCCACTGGAAACGAAGATGAGGCTAAAAAGAACAAACGTATCCAAGAAAAACATTACTTCAGGATGCATTATGAGTACTGGAAGGATAAAGTAGAGCGATTTACAACTGATGAGGTAAAAGATAGTTGGGCAAGAAGACAATTGGTAGATACGCAAATGGTAAGTAAGTATGCACGAGAGTTTTTAAAGACATATTTTAAAAAAGTAGCGGTACAAAAAGGGGAGGTGACTGCTCAGTTTAGAAAAATATATGGTTTTCAGGAAACCGATAAGATAAAAAGCAGGAATAAGCATTCACACCATGCTATTGATGCTGCTGTGCTTACACTTATACCAGTGAACAGTAGCCGAAGGGATGCCTTGTTGGATAAAATGTATAAGATGGAAGAAAGAGAAGGTAAGCAATTTACCACCAAACCTTTCGATTCATTTAACTCACAAGAATTAATAAATGTCATTGAAAACCAGACGCTTATTGTTAATTATGAAAAGGATAAAATCTTACAGCAGACTGTAAAAAAAGTAAGAAAGCGTGGCAAATTACAGTATGTGAAAGACAAATATGGAAATTTTGTGACAGATGAAAAAGGAGAAAGACTCATAAAAAAATCACAAGGTGATACTGTTAGAAGTACTTTGTACAAGCAAACATTTATAGGGAAGATAAGAGATGTAGAACGTTATCCCGACGGACAACCAATTCGTAAAAACGGAGATTGGAAATACAAAACAGGTGAAGATGAATTTATGTTTACCGAACGTAAACCATTAAAAGATGTGCTGTCTAAAGTGGATGATATTATAGACCCTGTCATTAGGGAAATAATAAGAACTCAAAAAAGTCAAGCAACAGACCCTCAAGGTAATAAAATAAGACATGTTAGAGTAAAATCAAAAGCAGGGCAAGTTGTAAAGCAACGTGTCAATTACCGTTCGGAACATGAGCATAAGAACTATTATTATTCAGCAGCAGGTTCAATTCCTTATGCTGTAATGCTTCAAAAAAACACAAATGATAAGATTGAGCGTAAAATGATTCCAGTAGCTTCTTTTGAAGTAGCAAAAGTGTTTAAGTTATATAAAAAGTTTACACCAGAACTGTATATGGAAATGTTTCATCCAAATTTAAATAACTATCCAGACATTAAATTGTTAAAAGTAGGGCAAAAAGTTTTGGTTTTAAATAGTGACAGGGAATACGAACAAAGAAAAAATTTAGAGTTCCAAAAAAATAGGTTGTATCGTATAACCCAATTCAAATATGATGGTAGTAAAATTATGCTACAATATCATTTAGAAGCTCAGTCAAAATCAGACATTGATGTGCAGATTAAATCAATAAAAGATGAAATAGTTAAAAAAAGTGAAATAGAACAAGGTATTCCATTGATAACCGAAGATAACGGTATTGAAAACTCGGTAGATAGAAAAAAGGATTATCAAAAACGAGTTGACGACTTTTCATCAAGATTAAAAAGGATTGAACAGAAAACAGGAAAGGCTTTTGTGAAAGAACTGAAAACTAAAATTGGACAATATAAAACAGAATCCTCTTCAATAGTTATTGAAGGACAAACACCAATTTTAGGATTAAGTAAAAAAAACTGGAATTTCCTTTATGAAAATTATGACTTTGAGGTTTCAATATTGGGTGATTTAATTTGGCTTAGTAAATGA
- a CDS encoding tyrosine-type recombinase/integrase — MKENDEILSLFVDFVSYGFLRPIEVCRLKVKDLNLKDKKMQVQAKNKLVKEKIIPQILIDKLPDLSKFSKEADLFTPESIGGEWRVSEASKRDYFTKRFKKVKDHFNLNKDYGLYSFRHTTITELYKEISKEANMTPYAVKSKLMLITGHSTMKALEQYLRDIDAELPQDFSHFLQE; from the coding sequence ATGAAGGAAAATGATGAAATACTCTCATTATTTGTAGACTTCGTTTCTTATGGATTCTTAAGACCAATAGAGGTATGTCGTTTAAAGGTAAAAGACCTTAACTTAAAAGATAAGAAAATGCAAGTGCAGGCTAAGAACAAGCTTGTTAAAGAGAAAATTATACCACAAATATTAATTGACAAACTACCCGATTTGTCAAAGTTTTCAAAGGAAGCCGACTTATTTACTCCAGAAAGTATTGGAGGAGAATGGAGGGTTAGTGAAGCAAGTAAAAGAGATTATTTTACAAAACGCTTTAAAAAGGTAAAAGACCATTTTAACTTAAATAAAGATTATGGCTTATATAGTTTTAGACACACTACAATAACAGAATTATATAAAGAGATTTCAAAGGAAGCTAACATGACACCGTATGCTGTCAAGAGTAAATTGATGCTTATAACAGGACACTCTACAATGAAAGCTTTAGAACAATACTTGAGAGACATAGACGCAGAGTTACCGCAAGACTTCTCACATTTTTTACAAGAGTAA
- a CDS encoding HlyD family efflux transporter periplasmic adaptor subunit — translation MPENKTLDNIELRSEEVQEILTKVPHWMIRWGNMLFLSLIILLLLISWFVKYPDIIVSDATVTTQVPPQKEYAKVTGKFDAILVTENELVHTKQPLAIIENTANYQDVFKLKSIIDTIKVNTRNFSFPIDSVPMLFLGDIESQYALFENSYIQYQLNKQLQPFTNEAIANSYSVSELNNRLRSLQSQKEINRTELEFKEKDLERNRSLFEKGIISAQDFESKQLEYAQAERNFKNFESSISQIREAISNAHKTSKGTEINQVKEEMTLLKNVIQSFNQLKKAIKDWEYLYVLQSEIQGKVSFLNYWSVNQTVNQGDLVFTIIPSDNESYVAKLKTPVQNSGKIKVGQQVNIKLENYPDTEFGVLNGTVKNISLIADSEGFYYIDVELPQKLVTSYNKEIDFKQEMRGSAEIITEDLRLIERFLYQLRSVLKN, via the coding sequence ATGCCAGAAAACAAAACTTTAGACAACATAGAATTACGAAGTGAGGAAGTACAGGAAATCCTGACCAAAGTACCACATTGGATGATTCGTTGGGGAAATATGCTGTTTCTTTCGTTAATAATATTATTGCTGCTTATTTCCTGGTTTGTAAAATATCCAGATATTATTGTTTCAGATGCAACAGTAACAACACAAGTGCCACCTCAAAAAGAATATGCAAAAGTTACAGGCAAGTTTGATGCTATCCTAGTAACAGAAAACGAATTGGTACATACAAAACAACCATTGGCCATTATAGAGAATACCGCTAATTATCAAGATGTTTTTAAATTAAAATCCATAATAGATACCATTAAGGTTAATACAAGAAACTTTAGCTTCCCTATTGATAGTGTTCCAATGTTGTTTTTAGGAGATATTGAATCGCAATATGCACTCTTTGAAAATAGCTACATCCAATACCAATTGAACAAACAGTTGCAGCCTTTTACGAATGAAGCCATAGCCAATAGCTATTCTGTTTCCGAATTAAACAATAGACTACGGAGTTTACAATCGCAAAAGGAAATTAACAGAACAGAATTGGAGTTTAAAGAAAAAGATTTAGAACGAAACAGGTCTTTATTTGAAAAAGGGATTATTTCAGCACAGGATTTTGAAAGTAAACAATTGGAATATGCTCAAGCAGAACGCAATTTTAAAAATTTTGAGTCCTCTATATCGCAAATCCGTGAAGCCATAAGTAATGCTCACAAAACTTCAAAAGGAACAGAAATCAATCAGGTCAAGGAAGAAATGACCTTGCTTAAAAATGTCATACAATCCTTTAACCAATTAAAAAAGGCTATTAAGGATTGGGAATATCTTTATGTATTGCAATCTGAAATACAAGGTAAGGTGTCTTTTTTAAACTATTGGAGCGTTAATCAAACGGTAAATCAAGGGGATTTGGTATTTACGATTATTCCAAGTGATAATGAATCTTACGTAGCCAAATTAAAAACACCAGTTCAAAACTCTGGAAAGATTAAAGTTGGGCAACAAGTCAATATCAAACTTGAAAATTATCCAGATACTGAATTCGGAGTACTTAACGGAACGGTTAAAAACATATCGCTTATTGCTGACTCTGAAGGATTTTATTATATAGATGTTGAGCTTCCCCAAAAATTGGTCACATCCTATAACAAAGAAATTGACTTCAAGCAAGAAATGCGAGGTTCAGCAGAAATTATTACGGAAGATTTGAGATTAATAGAACGATTCCTTTATCAGCTTCGATCTGTTTTAAAAAATTAA
- a CDS encoding peptidase domain-containing ABC transporter: MKKKFPFYKQRDLKDCGPTCLKIIAKYYNKVISIQQIRFLSETTREGSSLLGLSEAAEKVGFRSLGVKIDLNTITDISLPCIIHWNKNHFAVLYKVKKEHYYISDPAHGLINYNKEEFLKHWIGNNANEQTQEGIALLLEPTPKLYSTEFDTETEGLGLTFLSKYVFKYKQFLWQLVIGLIAASLLQLIFPFLTQSVVDVGIKNQDVHFIYLILFAQLALFIGRASIEVIRSWILLHLSTRINISLVSDFFIKLMNLPIAFFDTRMTGDILQRINDHKRIERILTTSSLNVLFSMVNLFVFSFVLAYYNLQIFGVFVLGSFLYFVWITVFLKKRKDLDYKRFAQVSQEQSKVIELINGMQEIKLHNAEKQKRWGWEFVQTRLFKVSIEGLALEQYQSVGSGFINELKNILITFLSAKLVIDGDITLGMMLAISYIVGQLNSPISQLINFIREVQDAKISLDRLSEIHSKEDEEPTGIDFVKDIDEEADIMVSNLSFRYTGSDQMVLQELNVSIPANKVTAIVGVSGSGKTTLMKLFLKFYDPIEGNIKLGNYDLKSISQKTWRDECGVVMQEGYIFNDTIANNIAVGEDYVDKQKLAHAVDVANIKEFIETLPLSYNTKIGMEGVGLSTGQKQRLLIARAVYKNPNFLFFDEATSALDANNEKVIMEKLDAFFENKTVVVIAHRLSTVKNAHQIVVLDNGKITEVGNHNELIKHKGDYYNLVKNQLELGS; the protein is encoded by the coding sequence TTGAAAAAAAAATTTCCGTTTTACAAACAGCGAGATTTAAAAGACTGCGGGCCAACATGTTTGAAAATTATAGCTAAATACTATAATAAGGTTATTTCCATTCAGCAAATAAGATTTTTAAGTGAAACAACAAGAGAAGGAAGTAGTTTATTGGGCTTAAGTGAGGCTGCTGAAAAAGTGGGGTTTAGATCTTTAGGTGTAAAGATTGATTTGAATACTATTACTGATATTTCTTTACCATGTATCATACATTGGAATAAAAACCATTTTGCGGTTCTCTATAAAGTTAAAAAAGAACACTATTATATTTCAGACCCTGCTCATGGTTTAATAAATTATAATAAAGAGGAATTTTTGAAGCATTGGATAGGTAACAATGCCAATGAACAAACCCAAGAGGGTATTGCATTATTATTGGAACCAACACCTAAACTTTACAGTACAGAATTTGATACTGAAACCGAAGGGTTAGGCCTTACATTCTTAAGTAAATACGTTTTTAAGTATAAACAATTTTTATGGCAATTGGTCATTGGTCTTATTGCTGCAAGTTTATTACAGCTTATTTTTCCGTTTTTAACCCAAAGTGTTGTAGATGTTGGTATTAAAAACCAAGATGTTCACTTTATATACTTAATACTCTTTGCGCAGTTAGCGTTGTTTATAGGTAGAGCGTCCATCGAGGTAATACGTAGTTGGATTTTGTTGCATTTAAGCACACGCATCAATATTTCTTTGGTTTCAGACTTTTTTATTAAGCTTATGAACTTGCCCATTGCGTTTTTTGATACTAGAATGACAGGGGATATTTTACAACGTATAAATGATCATAAACGTATAGAACGCATATTGACAACGTCTTCCTTGAATGTTTTATTTTCAATGGTCAATTTATTTGTATTCAGTTTTGTGTTGGCCTATTACAACCTACAAATCTTTGGTGTTTTTGTATTGGGAAGCTTCTTGTATTTTGTTTGGATAACCGTATTTCTTAAAAAGCGTAAGGATTTAGATTATAAACGTTTTGCACAGGTAAGCCAAGAGCAAAGTAAGGTCATTGAACTCATTAATGGCATGCAAGAAATAAAACTACACAATGCCGAAAAGCAAAAACGTTGGGGTTGGGAATTTGTTCAGACACGATTGTTTAAAGTTTCCATTGAGGGATTAGCTTTGGAACAATATCAAAGTGTAGGTTCTGGTTTTATTAATGAACTGAAGAATATTCTAATAACCTTTCTTTCTGCAAAATTAGTAATTGATGGTGATATTACCCTAGGTATGATGTTGGCGATAAGCTATATAGTTGGACAATTAAACTCACCTATTTCACAACTCATTAATTTTATTCGAGAGGTTCAGGATGCCAAAATATCCTTGGATCGTTTGTCCGAAATCCATAGCAAGGAAGATGAAGAACCAACAGGTATTGATTTTGTAAAGGATATTGATGAAGAAGCTGATATTATGGTTTCTAATTTGTCTTTCCGTTATACAGGTTCAGACCAAATGGTTCTTCAGGAATTAAATGTAAGCATACCAGCCAATAAAGTGACTGCTATTGTAGGAGTTAGTGGTAGTGGTAAAACAACTTTAATGAAGCTGTTCTTAAAGTTTTATGACCCTATTGAAGGAAACATCAAATTGGGCAATTATGACCTTAAAAGCATTTCTCAAAAAACTTGGAGGGATGAATGTGGCGTAGTGATGCAAGAAGGTTATATTTTTAATGATACCATTGCCAACAATATTGCTGTTGGAGAAGATTATGTAGATAAGCAAAAATTGGCGCATGCGGTAGATGTAGCCAATATTAAAGAGTTTATTGAAACCTTGCCATTATCTTACAATACCAAAATTGGGATGGAAGGTGTTGGATTAAGTACAGGGCAAAAACAACGCTTGTTAATTGCAAGAGCGGTTTATAAAAACCCAAACTTTTTGTTTTTTGATGAAGCTACCTCGGCGTTGGATGCCAATAATGAAAAAGTCATTATGGAAAAACTCGATGCCTTTTTTGAAAACAAGACTGTTGTGGTCATTGCCCATAGGTTAAGTACAGTAAAAAATGCACACCAAATTGTGGTTTTGGACAATGGAAAAATTACTGAAGTCGGAAACCATAATGAGTTGATAAAACATAAGGGAGATTATTACAATTTGGTCAAAAATCAATTAGAGTTAGGGAGTTAA
- a CDS encoding TlpA disulfide reductase family protein, with amino-acid sequence MKVKCKIFFLFLFSIVFISCNSEMKYGTPNIDVTTLNTNFFKWYNYQHESVVLSSEFVPLNNKGSIVDEGTFLKMLTTGKFIPIKLKNTSNSKTYYQLFNTTNDTIQSYMSRLAEIRLNYFLMENTPFPDFSFTDINGRTYTKASLKGKTIFFKTWFIGCKPCVEEFPILNQLVKNHEGKRDTVFISLALDTKEKLTAFLAEKPFEYIVIPKQKTFIKEQLKTSTYPTHILVDKNGTIKKVVNNIEELPIDVSNLEEVKNNKEEEKLPPPPPPAEGLKS; translated from the coding sequence ATGAAAGTAAAATGCAAAATCTTTTTTCTTTTTTTATTTAGTATTGTTTTTATTTCATGTAATTCTGAAATGAAATATGGTACTCCTAATATAGATGTTACCACATTGAATACTAACTTTTTTAAATGGTATAATTATCAGCACGAATCGGTGGTACTTTCTTCTGAATTTGTACCCTTAAACAATAAAGGAAGTATTGTTGACGAGGGAACTTTTTTAAAAATGCTAACAACGGGTAAGTTTATACCTATAAAATTAAAAAACACCTCAAATTCTAAGACATACTATCAACTTTTCAATACAACTAACGATACAATTCAATCATATATGTCTAGACTAGCGGAAATCAGACTTAATTATTTTTTGATGGAGAATACCCCTTTTCCAGATTTTTCTTTTACCGATATAAATGGAAGGACCTACACCAAGGCATCTTTAAAAGGAAAAACCATTTTTTTTAAAACTTGGTTTATCGGTTGTAAACCTTGTGTGGAAGAATTTCCTATACTCAATCAGCTTGTTAAGAATCATGAAGGGAAAAGAGATACTGTTTTTATCAGTTTAGCACTTGATACAAAAGAAAAATTAACTGCATTTTTGGCTGAAAAACCATTTGAATATATAGTCATCCCGAAACAAAAAACGTTTATTAAAGAACAGCTGAAAACAAGTACATACCCAACTCATATATTGGTTGACAAAAATGGAACCATAAAAAAAGTGGTAAATAATATTGAAGAATTACCTATTGATGTGAGTAATCTTGAAGAAGTTAAAAACAATAAGGAAGAAGAAAAATTACCTCCTCCTCCTCCTCCTGCTGAAGGTTTAAAAAGTTAA